A region of Pseudorasbora parva isolate DD20220531a chromosome 14, ASM2467924v1, whole genome shotgun sequence DNA encodes the following proteins:
- the LOC137039509 gene encoding mast cell protease 3-like gives MTTIIISLLLLASLLPHLTFTAHVNVGIVNGNEAKPHSRPYMVSLQLYGRHICGGSLISDEFVLTAAHCRNGEENLTVVVGAHDLTQESDRIDVKSYIPHPDYKFSSTGNDIMLLRLQEKVDQNTDVEWISLPEKGEDVETETVCSVAGWGRLTTNGPASVCLMEANVKIMNNPECSYRWREFVQYSLSHMMCTRGHGGSCLYDSGGPLVCGKTAVGITSFGYKDQCNSAEYPNVYTKISPYLEWIDKIIRNMK, from the exons ATGACCACGATCATCATCTCTCTGCTCCTGCTGGCCTCTCTGCTGCCACACCTGACCTTCACTG CTCATGTAAATGTGGGTATAGTGAACGGCAATGAAGCCAAACCCCACTCCAGACCTTACATGGTTTCTCTTCAGTTGTATGGGCGACATATCTGTGGTGGATCTCTCATTTCTGATGAGTTTGTCTTGACTGCCGCACATTGCAGGAATGG AGAAGAGAATCTGACGGTTGTGGTTGGAGCTCATGACTTAACGCAGGAGTCGGATCGTATCGATGTGAAGTCCTACATCCCACATCCAGACTATAAATTCAGTTCTACTGGGAATGACATCATGCTTTTGAGG CTACAGGAAAAAGTTGACCAAAACACAGATGTTGAATGGATATCATTACCAGAGAAAGGAGAAGATGTGGAAACAGAAACTGTCTGTAGTGTTGCCGGCTGGGGAAGACTGACGACTAATGGTCCAGCGAGTGTTTGTCTAATGGAGGCAAACGTGAAAATAATGAATAACCCAGAATGTAGCTATAGATGGAGAGAATTCGTCCAATACTCACTCTCACATATGATGTGCACACGTGGTCATGGTGGATCCTGCCTT TATGACTCAGGAGGTCCTCTGGTATGTGGAAAAACTGCAGTTGGCATCACATCATTTGGATATAAAGATCAGTGCAATTCAGCTGAATATCCTAATGTGTATACTAAGATTTCACCATATCTTGAATGGATTGACAAGATAATCAGAAATATGAAGTGA
- the LOC137039510 gene encoding granzyme B(G,H)-like, protein MTMIIISLLLLASLLPHLTFTAHVNVGIVNGNEAKPHSRPYMVSVQSNRRHICGGFLISNKFVLTAAHCWNREENLTVVVGAHDLREESDRIDVKSYIPHPDYKFSSFSNDIMLLRLQARVCQNTDVEWISLPKKEEDVESETVCSVAGWGRLTTNGPASVCLMEANVKIMNNPECSYRWKDINQYSLSHMMCTRGHGGSCLYDSGGPLVCGKTAVGITSFGYKDQCNSAEYPNVYTKISPYLEWIDKIIRNRK, encoded by the exons ATGACCATGATAATAATCTCTCTGCTCCTGCTGGCCTCTCTGCTGCCACACCTGACCTTCACTG ctcaTGTAAATGTGGGTATAGTGAACGGCAATGAAGCCAAACCCCACTCCAGACCTTACATGGTTTCAGTTCAGTCGAATCGGCGACATATCTGTGGTggattcctgatttctaacaagTTTGTCTTGACTGCCGCACACTGTTGGAATAG AGAAGAGAATCTGACGGTTGTGGTTGGAGCTCATGACTTAAGGGAGGAGTCGGATCGTATCGATGTGAAGTCCTACATCCCACATCCAGACTATAAATTCAGTTCTTTCTCGAATGACATCATGCTTTTGAGG CTACAGGCAAGAGTTTGCCAAAACACAGATGTTGAATGGATATCATTACCAAAGAAAGAGGAAGATGTGGAATCAGAAACTGTCTGTAGTGTTGCCGGCTGGGGAAGACTGACGACTAATGGTCCAGCGAGTGTTTGTCTAATGGAGGCAAACGTGAAAATAATGAATAACCCAGAATGTAGCTATAGATGGAAAGATATCAACCAATACTCACTCTCACATATGATGTGCACACGTGGTCATGGTGGATCCTGCCTT TATGACTCAGGAGGTCCTCTGGTATGTGGAAAAACTGCAGTTGGCATCACATCATTTGGATATAAAGATCAGTGCAATTCAGCTGAATATCCTAATGTGTATACTAAGATTTCACCATATCTTGAATGGATTGACAAGATAATCAGAAATAGGAAGTGA